A window of Variovorax paradoxus genomic DNA:
CATCCAGCCCGTTCTCCGAGAGCCAGCGCACCATCACCTGCACGCTGCCGTGCGTCACGAACACGCGCTGCGCCCCCGTGCCGGCAATCGCCTGCTGCAGGCCGGGCCAGTCCGCGTGGTCCGACATCACGAAGCCGCGGTCCACGCCGCGCCGTCTTCGGGTGCCGCGCAACTGCATCCATCCGCTCGCGAACGCATCGGCGTAATTGCCGAAGCGCTTCATCCACGGCGTGCCCTGCGCCGACGGCGGGGCCAGCACCAGCGCGCGCTTGAGCAGCGCGGCGTCGACGCCCGCGTCGCTCACGCGCAGGGTCGGCGGCAGCGCCACGCCCGCCGCGCGGTACACGGCATTGAGCGGCTCCACCGCCCCGTGCACCACGATCGGCCCGATGCCCGCATCCACCCCGTGCAGGATGCGCTGCGCCTTGCCGAAGGCATAGCAGAACAGCACCGACGCGCGCCCCGCCTCGGCATTGGCGCGCCACCATGCGTCGATCTCGGCGAACAGCGCGGCCTGCGTGGGCCAGCGGTTGATCGGCAGGCCGAAGGTCGATTCGGTGATGAAGGTGTCGCAAGGCACCGGCTCGAAAGGCGCGCAGGTGCCGTCGGGCTCGGTCTTGTAGTCGCCCGAGGCCACCCACACGCGCCCGCCGTGTTCGAGCCGCACCTGCGCCGAGCCCAGCACATGGCCGGCCGGGTGCAGGGAGACGCGCACGCCGTGGTGGCTGATGGCCTCGCCATAGGCCAGCGTCTGCAGGTCGATGTCGGCGCCCAGCCGCGTGCGCAGCGTGCCGGCGCTGTCGGTGTGGGCCAGGTAGTGCGCATGCCCCGTGCGTGCGTGGTCCGAGTGGGCGTGGGTGATGACCGCGCGCGCCACCGGCCGCCACGGGTCGATGTAGAAATCGCCGGGTGGGCAATACAGGCCTTCGGGCCGGGCGACGACGAGATCTTCTGGCTGCGTTGCGGGCATGGCATGCCATCGTAGGCGCACCCGGCGCCCCGCGCCGCCGAATGGCAGCCGCGAAGCGCTGTGGGCCGGCGCCTACCCGCGGGCCCGCTCTGCCGTGACCGCTAGGGCCGCTTCGGCCGGTTGTTCATCATGTCGATGACGTTCATCTTCATGCCGTTGGGCATCACCATGTCGCCGGGTTTCTGGTCGGCCTTGCAGGGGCCGACCCACCTGGCTTCCACCACGCTCGTGCCCTCGCTGCGACCCATCAGCGGCGGGTTGTAGCTCGACTTGCTTTCCATGCGGTAGGCCGAATTGAAGTCGCCGCTCATCACCGCGTGCGAGGTGGCGGTGCTGTTGCCGATCTTGCAGACGGAATCCATCACCAGCTTGCCGCCGTCGAGCCGCAACTCTTGCTTCGAGCACAGGTCCTTGCCCATGCCCTGGCCCATTTCGCGCAGCGACTTGTCGCTAGCCGCGTCGATGCACTGCTGCATGGTGTGGCCCTGCCCCTTGCCGCCGTCGCCGGTCTGGATCTCCCAGAGGCCGGGCTTGCGCGCAGGGTAGTCGACCGCGAACGCGGGCATGGCGATGGCAGCCGCGGCAAGGCAGGCCGCGGCGGACGACAGGCGAATCTTCATGGCAAGGCTCCGCATCGGATGGACAACGACGATGCCGGATTTGTACCGCGCGCCCAACGGCGGCGGAATAGCGCGATCGGCCTAAGCCGGACGCGCCAGCACAGCCGTGGCGGCCGCCTCGCGCTGCCGCGTGGCCACGCCCAGCAGCACGCCCAGCGCAAGGCCACCCAGCACGTCGACGAGCACATGCTGGCGCACCGCCATCGTCGAATAGACGATGCCTGCGGCCCACGCCACGTTGACGACGCGCAGCCACGCCGGCGCGCCCACCTCGCGCAACTGCCGCGCGAGCATCACGCAGGCGAACACCGAGAACGAGACGTGCAGCGACGGAAACGCATTGCCGGCCGAATCCACCATCTTCAGGAACTGCAGCGAGGTGCCCGGCGTGGTGGCGACCGTGAAATTGGGAATGGCCGTGGGCATGAACCAGAACACGAGCAGCGCCAGCAAGGTCATCGCCGCGCAGCCGAGCGAAAAGCGAGACAGCTCGCGCATGTCCTTGGCCAGCAGCACCGGCAGCGCGATGTAGCCCCACAGCGAGAGGTACACCGGCAGCAGCGCGGGCAAGAAGGCGATGGCGCGGTCGAAGGCGGTGAGCGGCAGCACCCAGGCCTGGCCCGCGTTCTTCGCGATCCAGAAGTACAGCGGAAAGAAGCCGAGCGTGGCGACGGTGTTGCCCACCAGCTTCAGCGGGAACAGTGTGATGCAGCGCCGCCAGAGCGCCGCGGGCCATGTCCGCCTCGTCGAGCCCGAGGCGCCGGTGTCGTTGTTGCTGGTGGTTGTGGATGTCATGGAAGCCCGCGGCGGCGCGCGTGCGCTACCAGGGCGTCCACTTTAATTCGCTTTGCGCCGAAGCCACCGTGCGTTCGATGAAGCGCACGCCGCGCGCCCCGTCTTCCACGCGCGGATAGTCGGCGGCCAGCGGGTCGGCCTGCCGGCCTTCGAGCCGGGCGTGGATGTCCGCCGCCACGCCCGCGTACACGTTGGCGAAGGCCTCGATGAAACCTTCGGGGTGCCCCGCCGGCAGCCGGCTCGCGCGCTGCGCGGCTTCGCACAGCCAGGGCGCGCCGCGCGTCAGCACGCGCTTGGGTCCGTCGTGCGGCAGGTGCAGCAGCTGGCTCGGCTGCTCCTGGTGCCATTCGAGCGTGCCCAGCGTGCCGGAGACGCGCAGGCGCAGGTCGTTCTCCAGGCCCGTGCTGATCTGCGAGGCGATGAGCACGCCGCGCGCGCCACCCTTGAAGCGCAGCAGCAGGCTGCCGTCGTCGTCGAGCATGCGGCCCGGCACCAGCGCGCTCAGGTCGGCGCACAGGCTTTGTATTTCGAGGCCGGTGACGCTGGCCACGAGGTTCTCCGCATGCGAGCCGATGTCGCCGATGGCCCCGGCAGCGCCGCTGCGCGCGGGGTCGGTGCGCCAGTCGGCCTGCTTGTTGGTGCCGCCTTCGACATGGCTGGCGAGCCAGCCCTGGTTGTATTCAACGACGACCTTGCGAACCTCGCCGATCTGGCCCGAGCGCACCATCTCGCGGGCCTGCCGCACCATGGGGTAGCCGGTGTAGTTGTAGGTGACGCCGAACACCGTGCCGCGCTTGGCCACCGTGGCGACGAGCGCGTCGGCCTGCTCTCGCGTGTGCACCAGCGGCTTGTCGCACACCACGTGGAAGCCCGCGTCGGCAAAAGCCTGCGCCACCGGGAAGTGCACATGGTTGGGCGTGACGACCGAGACGAAGTCGATGCGCTCGTGCGCCGGCCGCTTCAGCTCGTCGGCCAGCAGCGACTGCCAGTCGCCATGGTTGCGCCCGTCGGCCAGGCCGAGGTCGCGGCCCGAGGCGAGCGCCTTGTCGGCGCTCGATGAAAGCGCCCCCGCCACGAGCTCGATCTGGCCGTCGAGCGCCATGGCCTTGCGGTGCACGGCGCCGATGAAGGCGTCGCGGCCGCCGCCGACCATGGCGTAGCGCAGCTTGCGTGGAGCGATCTGGATCACCTCAGAACGGCGAGTTGGGGTGGTAGAACTCTTTGGCGTTTTCCTTGGTGATCAGCACCGAAGGAATGATCGTCGTCGCCGGCAGCTTCTCGCCCTTCAGGCGCGCTTCGGCCGTGAGCTTGATCGCGTCGTAGATGAACTTGGGCGAGTAGCTCACGTCGGCCGTGATGCGCGGGTCCTTGCCGTCCATGATGGTCTTGACCATGTCCTTCGCGCCCGCGCCGCCGAACACGATCTTGATGTCGTCGCGCTTGGCCTGCGAGATGGCCTTGAGCACGCCCACGGCCATGTCGTCGTCGGCGGCCCAGATGGCGTCGATGTTCTTGAAGCGCGTGAGGTAGTCCTGCGTGACCTTGAAGGCGTCGTCGCGGTTCCAGTTGGCGTACTTGGCGTCCAGCAGCTTGATGTCGGGGCTGCCCTTGAGCACGGCGTTGAAGGCATCCATGCGCTCGTTGTCGAGCGTGGTGGCAATGCCGCGCAGCGCGACCACGTTGCCCTTGCCGTTCAGCTGCTTGACGATGTATTCGGCCGGGATCTTGCCGAAGGCGGTGTTGTCGCCGGCCACGTAGGCGTCCTGCGCGCTGGTGTCGGTGAGGCCGCGGTCGACCACGGTCACGTAGGCGCCCTTGGCCTTGACCTGCGCGACCGGCTTGGTCAGCGCGGCGGACTCGAACGGGAACACGACCAGCGCGTTGATCTTGGTCACCGTCGACAGGTCCTGCAGCTGGTTGGCCTGCTCGGGCGCGTTGGCAGCCGTCTTGATGGTGATCTTCAGGTCCTTGTGTTCCTTCTCGAGGTCCTTCTTCGCCTGGTTGGCCCAGTAGTTGATGCCGCCCATGAAGCTGTGCGTGGCCGCGGGAATCGAAACGCCGAGGTTGACCTTCTCCGCGGCGAGCGCGGGCAGGCTGGCGAACGCTGCGGCGGCAACCGCCGTGAGCGCGAGGCGTCTGGTGAAAGTTGTCATGCTGGATGTCTCCTCTTGGTGGGTGGAACGGAACGGGAAAAACGAATCAGCGGCGTCCTCGCTGCAGGAACGCGACGATGATGATCACGAAGCCCTGCACCGCGGCGTTCAGGTACACGCTGATGATGCTGGTGAGGTTCAGGATGTTGCTGATGACCGAGAGCAAGATCGCGCCCACCACGGTGCCGGTGATGCTGCCCGCGCCGCCCTTGAGCGCGGTGCCGCCGACGATCACCGCGGCAATGGCTTCCAGCTCCCACAGCAGGCCGGTGGTCGGCGAGGCCGAGCCCAGGCGCGGCACGTACAGCAGGGTGGCGATGCCCACGCACACGCCCAGCAGCACGTAGGTGAGGATCTTCACGCGGTCGACGTCCACGGCGGCGTAGCGCGCGACCTGCTCGTTCGAGCCGATGGCCTGCACGTAACGCCCGTAGGCGGTACGGTTCAATATGACGCCGCCGATGATCGCGACGATCACGAACACCCACACCGGCACCGGAATGCCCGCGAGGCTTGCGTAGTACACCGGTGCGTAGAGGTCCGACAGGTCGTTGTCGAGGGTGAGCGCGCCGCCGTCGGCAAAGTAGGTGAGGTAGGCGCGGAAGATGCCGAGCGTGCCCAGCGTCACGATGAAGGGCTCGATGCGCCCCTTGGTGATGAGCAGGCCGTGCGCCAGCCCGAACACCGCGCCCAGCACGATGGCCAGCACCGCGCCCATCACCACCGCCAGCAGCGGCGAGCCCGAGGCCGGCCCGGCCCAGTTGATGAACATGATCACACTGCCCGCGATGAGCGCGGCCATCGAGCCCACCGACAGGTCGATGCCGCCCGAGATGATCACGAAGCACATGCCCACCGCGATGATGCCGATGAAGGCGGTGCGCGTGAGCACGTTCATCGCGTTGTCGAGCGTGGCGAAGTCGCCGTTCAGCAGCGTGCCGGCGATGCACAGCAGCACCAGGCCGATGACCGGGCCGAGCCCGTGCAGGCGCTCGGTCCAGCGCGGCTTGGCCTCGCCGCGGTGCTGCTGCTGCGCGGCTTCAGGCGTGCGCGGCGGTGGTGTCTGCTGTTCCGGTGGCATGAGCGATGAGCTCCTCTTCTGTCAAATGGTCCGCGTCGAGCGTGGCGACCAGCCGGCCCGCGCGCATCACCGCGACGCGGTGGCACAGGCCGATCAGCTCCATCAGCTCCGACGAGACGACGATCACCGCGAGCCCTTCGCGGGCCAGTCGCTGGATCAGGAAATAGATGTCGCGCTTGGCGCCCACGTCCACGCCGCGCGTGGGCTCGTCGAGCACCACCACCTTCGGCCGCGGCTGCAGCACCTTGGCGAGCGCGAGCTTCTGCTGGTTGCCGCCCGACAGCGACGAGGCCTTGACCTCGAGCGATCCGGTGCGAATGCCGTATTCCTTCACCGCGCCGGCCAGCGCGCCGCGTTCGGCCTCGGGCCTGAGCCAGGGCTGCGCATAGCGTTCGAGCGCCATCAGCGTGAGGTTCTGGCGCAGGCCGAAGTTGACGTGCAGGCCCTTGCCCTTGCGGTCTTCGCTCAGGTAGGTAAGGCCG
This region includes:
- a CDS encoding ligase-associated DNA damage response exonuclease codes for the protein MPATQPEDLVVARPEGLYCPPGDFYIDPWRPVARAVITHAHSDHARTGHAHYLAHTDSAGTLRTRLGADIDLQTLAYGEAISHHGVRVSLHPAGHVLGSAQVRLEHGGRVWVASGDYKTEPDGTCAPFEPVPCDTFITESTFGLPINRWPTQAALFAEIDAWWRANAEAGRASVLFCYAFGKAQRILHGVDAGIGPIVVHGAVEPLNAVYRAAGVALPPTLRVSDAGVDAALLKRALVLAPPSAQGTPWMKRFGNYADAFASGWMQLRGTRRRRGVDRGFVMSDHADWPGLQQAIAGTGAQRVFVTHGSVQVMVRWLSENGLDAQGFKTEYGDEDDQVAPDANAESPHPGLPPEGEGVNA
- a CDS encoding DUF3617 domain-containing protein, giving the protein MKIRLSSAAACLAAAAIAMPAFAVDYPARKPGLWEIQTGDGGKGQGHTMQQCIDAASDKSLREMGQGMGKDLCSKQELRLDGGKLVMDSVCKIGNSTATSHAVMSGDFNSAYRMESKSSYNPPLMGRSEGTSVVEARWVGPCKADQKPGDMVMPNGMKMNVIDMMNNRPKRP
- a CDS encoding phosphatase PAP2 family protein, translated to MTSTTTSNNDTGASGSTRRTWPAALWRRCITLFPLKLVGNTVATLGFFPLYFWIAKNAGQAWVLPLTAFDRAIAFLPALLPVYLSLWGYIALPVLLAKDMRELSRFSLGCAAMTLLALLVFWFMPTAIPNFTVATTPGTSLQFLKMVDSAGNAFPSLHVSFSVFACVMLARQLREVGAPAWLRVVNVAWAAGIVYSTMAVRQHVLVDVLGGLALGVLLGVATRQREAAATAVLARPA
- a CDS encoding Gfo/Idh/MocA family protein yields the protein MVGGGRDAFIGAVHRKAMALDGQIELVAGALSSSADKALASGRDLGLADGRNHGDWQSLLADELKRPAHERIDFVSVVTPNHVHFPVAQAFADAGFHVVCDKPLVHTREQADALVATVAKRGTVFGVTYNYTGYPMVRQAREMVRSGQIGEVRKVVVEYNQGWLASHVEGGTNKQADWRTDPARSGAAGAIGDIGSHAENLVASVTGLEIQSLCADLSALVPGRMLDDDGSLLLRFKGGARGVLIASQISTGLENDLRLRVSGTLGTLEWHQEQPSQLLHLPHDGPKRVLTRGAPWLCEAAQRASRLPAGHPEGFIEAFANVYAGVAADIHARLEGRQADPLAADYPRVEDGARGVRFIERTVASAQSELKWTPW
- a CDS encoding substrate-binding domain-containing protein, giving the protein MTTFTRRLALTAVAAAAFASLPALAAEKVNLGVSIPAATHSFMGGINYWANQAKKDLEKEHKDLKITIKTAANAPEQANQLQDLSTVTKINALVVFPFESAALTKPVAQVKAKGAYVTVVDRGLTDTSAQDAYVAGDNTAFGKIPAEYIVKQLNGKGNVVALRGIATTLDNERMDAFNAVLKGSPDIKLLDAKYANWNRDDAFKVTQDYLTRFKNIDAIWAADDDMAVGVLKAISQAKRDDIKIVFGGAGAKDMVKTIMDGKDPRITADVSYSPKFIYDAIKLTAEARLKGEKLPATTIIPSVLITKENAKEFYHPNSPF
- a CDS encoding ABC transporter permease, producing MPPEQQTPPPRTPEAAQQQHRGEAKPRWTERLHGLGPVIGLVLLCIAGTLLNGDFATLDNAMNVLTRTAFIGIIAVGMCFVIISGGIDLSVGSMAALIAGSVIMFINWAGPASGSPLLAVVMGAVLAIVLGAVFGLAHGLLITKGRIEPFIVTLGTLGIFRAYLTYFADGGALTLDNDLSDLYAPVYYASLAGIPVPVWVFVIVAIIGGVILNRTAYGRYVQAIGSNEQVARYAAVDVDRVKILTYVLLGVCVGIATLLYVPRLGSASPTTGLLWELEAIAAVIVGGTALKGGAGSITGTVVGAILLSVISNILNLTSIISVYLNAAVQGFVIIIVAFLQRGRR